The following proteins are encoded in a genomic region of bacterium:
- a CDS encoding aminotransferase class I/II-fold pyridoxal phosphate-dependent enzyme, whose product MAKKSSDEIKLSSQVHKGHLASQINTEFKQQDAEFINSITLAEKARARDLKSIETPILDALENVIKNPTIPLHIPGHARGEGVFPKFKDLLGQKIIDLDTTDEFNGLGKLHPAEGPIAKAQILTAEAFGSERAFFLINGSTIGNIALALTVAKENKKIIIGRNCHRSVISGLTLAGADPVWAIPDKLENWGIWGAVTAENIDSLLDKNPDAGVVWINNPTYEGIVSDVESISKVCKQRNVMLLVDEAHGCLWKFNDKFPKPALECGADAVVHSLHKTGGSFSQSSILHIGKNSKINIEEIEANLSMLQSTSPSYMLLASLDAARAFLSSKYGQEKIDKAVKNAEEARKILTCIPGVKCLSSEDAYQVDPTKIYIKIDGLSGKRLESLLEMDYNITIEAATDEGILALSNIGNTSEELYSFCDAIKKIVKINYSDITYLEHIKYMPLNVPEIVCTPRKAYISPKEKILPEESIGRVSAEVIAICPPGIPVLVPGERITEEHLPFLAKTRSIQVMKEV is encoded by the coding sequence TTGGCAAAAAAGAGTTCCGATGAGATTAAGCTCTCATCTCAAGTTCATAAAGGACACTTAGCGTCTCAAATTAACACTGAATTTAAACAGCAGGACGCTGAATTTATAAATAGCATTACTTTGGCTGAAAAAGCCAGAGCTCGAGATTTGAAAAGCATTGAAACTCCTATTTTGGATGCATTAGAAAACGTAATCAAAAATCCGACTATTCCTTTGCATATTCCTGGACACGCCAGAGGTGAAGGCGTTTTCCCGAAATTTAAAGATCTTTTGGGTCAAAAAATAATAGATTTGGATACAACCGATGAATTTAACGGTTTAGGCAAATTACATCCTGCTGAAGGCCCTATTGCAAAAGCTCAAATACTTACAGCAGAAGCTTTTGGATCAGAAAGAGCATTTTTTCTTATAAACGGTTCCACTATTGGAAATATTGCACTTGCTCTTACGGTAGCTAAAGAAAATAAAAAGATTATTATAGGCAGAAACTGTCATAGATCAGTTATAAGCGGTTTAACTCTGGCAGGTGCAGATCCGGTTTGGGCAATCCCTGATAAACTCGAAAATTGGGGTATCTGGGGAGCAGTAACTGCTGAAAACATTGACTCTTTGCTTGACAAAAACCCTGACGCAGGTGTTGTATGGATTAATAATCCGACTTACGAAGGCATTGTAAGCGATGTTGAGTCTATTTCTAAAGTTTGTAAACAAAGAAACGTAATGCTTCTTGTCGATGAAGCTCACGGTTGTCTTTGGAAATTCAACGATAAATTCCCGAAACCTGCTCTTGAATGCGGAGCTGATGCTGTTGTCCATTCTTTGCATAAAACAGGCGGAAGTTTTTCCCAAAGTTCAATCCTTCATATTGGCAAAAACAGCAAAATAAATATTGAAGAAATTGAAGCAAATCTTAGCATGCTTCAATCCACAAGTCCTTCTTATATGCTTTTAGCAAGTCTTGATGCTGCAAGAGCTTTTTTGTCTTCTAAATACGGACAGGAAAAAATCGATAAAGCCGTTAAAAATGCTGAAGAAGCAAGAAAAATACTTACTTGCATACCGGGAGTAAAATGTCTTTCGTCAGAAGATGCTTACCAAGTAGATCCGACAAAAATTTACATCAAGATTGACGGATTAAGCGGAAAAAGGCTGGAAAGTCTTCTTGAAATGGACTACAACATAACTATAGAAGCTGCCACAGATGAAGGAATTCTGGCTCTTTCAAACATCGGAAACACGTCAGAAGAGCTGTATTCATTCTGTGACGCCATTAAAAAGATTGTAAAAATAAATTATTCGGATATAACTTATCTTGAGCATATAAAATATATGCCGCTTAATGTCCCTGAAATTGTCTGCACTCCAAGAAAAGCTTATATCAGCCCGAAAGAAAAGATTTTGCCGGAAGAAAGCATTGGCAGAGTTTCTGCGGAAGTTATAGCTATTTGTCCTCCCGGAATACCTGTTCTTGTCCCCGGAGAAAGAATTACCGAAGAGCATCTGCCATTTCTTGCAAAAACTCGTTCAATTCAGGTAATGAAAGAAGTTTAA
- a CDS encoding diphosphate--fructose-6-phosphate 1-phosphotransferase encodes MKKYISALEKVRSEYKPKLPASLKQGINSLSRQNGALTTAEADMEDIKEIFPNLYGNPVVTFKAGQSNLENKTINAGVILSGGQAPGGHNVIAGLFDALKESDSSNKLYGFLGGPSGIMEGKYIEFTFDYIDEYRNTGGFDIIGSGRTKLESEEHFMKTWETCKKLGISAVVVIGGDDSNTNAAMLGEFFKKQNAGIQVIGVPKTIDGDLKNEAIETSFGFDTATKVYSELIGNIQRDANSAKKYWHFIKLMGRSASHIALECALKTQPNITIISEEIEQNKTSLSEIVDDICDIVAKRAENGMNFGVTLIPEGLIEFVPEMKSLISNLNDALAHIEKDEVYTTLNGWDQKIAFVKGRLEEENSEVFSTLPTDIQIQLLLDRDPHGNVQVSRIETEKLLIEMVEIKLAKMKKAGTYKGKFSTQAHFFGYEGRCAAPSNFDADYCYSLGYNAFALVKFDLSGYISSVKNLTAPAEQWIAGGIPLTSMMNMEKRHGKFKPVIKKALVELNGIPFKKLQTNRQAWAIEDCYLYPGPVQYFGPSEVADITTETIQLEQSKIKSNV; translated from the coding sequence ATGAAAAAATACATTTCTGCTCTTGAAAAAGTAAGAAGCGAGTATAAACCGAAACTTCCTGCATCTTTAAAACAGGGAATTAACAGCCTGAGTCGTCAAAATGGTGCTCTAACTACAGCGGAAGCTGATATGGAAGACATTAAGGAGATTTTTCCCAACCTTTACGGCAATCCTGTCGTAACTTTTAAAGCAGGTCAGAGTAACTTAGAGAATAAAACAATTAATGCGGGAGTAATTTTATCGGGAGGTCAGGCACCTGGCGGTCATAATGTTATCGCAGGGCTTTTTGATGCGCTTAAAGAATCTGATTCAAGCAATAAACTTTACGGATTTTTAGGCGGTCCTTCAGGAATTATGGAAGGGAAATACATAGAATTCACTTTTGATTATATTGATGAATACAGAAATACCGGTGGTTTTGATATTATCGGCTCAGGAAGAACCAAGTTGGAAAGCGAAGAACATTTCATGAAGACATGGGAAACCTGCAAAAAACTGGGCATTTCGGCTGTTGTAGTAATAGGAGGCGATGACTCAAATACAAACGCAGCAATGCTTGGCGAATTTTTCAAAAAGCAAAATGCAGGCATTCAAGTAATCGGTGTCCCTAAAACCATTGACGGCGACCTTAAAAACGAAGCTATCGAAACATCTTTCGGTTTTGATACAGCAACAAAAGTTTATTCCGAATTAATTGGAAACATCCAACGAGATGCTAATTCCGCTAAAAAATACTGGCATTTTATTAAATTAATGGGCAGAAGCGCTTCTCATATAGCTCTTGAATGCGCTCTCAAAACCCAGCCGAACATTACTATAATTTCTGAAGAAATTGAACAAAATAAAACTTCTTTAAGCGAAATTGTTGATGATATCTGTGATATTGTTGCAAAAAGAGCAGAAAACGGCATGAACTTTGGCGTTACGCTTATCCCTGAAGGCTTAATTGAATTTGTACCCGAAATGAAATCATTAATTTCCAACCTCAATGATGCCCTTGCTCATATTGAAAAAGATGAAGTTTATACAACGCTTAACGGGTGGGATCAAAAAATAGCATTTGTAAAAGGAAGGCTGGAAGAAGAAAACAGCGAAGTTTTCTCTACTCTTCCGACAGATATACAGATTCAGCTTTTACTTGACAGAGATCCTCACGGTAACGTTCAGGTTTCAAGAATTGAGACTGAAAAACTTTTAATAGAAATGGTTGAAATAAAACTGGCTAAAATGAAAAAAGCCGGAACTTATAAAGGAAAATTCTCAACACAGGCTCATTTCTTCGGTTATGAAGGAAGATGCGCAGCCCCTTCCAATTTTGATGCTGATTATTGTTATTCACTCGGATACAACGCTTTTGCTCTTGTTAAATTTGATTTAAGCGGATATATCTCGTCAGTGAAAAATCTTACGGCTCCTGCCGAACAATGGATTGCAGGCGGTATCCCTTTAACTTCCATGATGAATATGGAAAAACGTCATGGCAAATTCAAGCCGGTAATTAAAAAAGCGCTTGTTGAATTAAACGGAATACCGTTTAAAAAACTTCAGACAAACAGGCAAGCATGGGCGATTGAAGATTGTTATTTATACCCGGGACCTGTCCAATACTTTGGACCTAGCGAGGTTGCCGATATTACAACAGAAACTATTCAGCTTGAACAATCAAAAATCAAAAGCAACGTCTAA
- the aroF gene encoding 3-deoxy-7-phosphoheptulonate synthase: MIIVMEPIATEEDIQRVVKKMESLDFKIILNRGEVMTVVAAIGDKRLIDPATIASMESVREVKLIQEPFKLASRESQRADTVIDLGFGVRIGGNNPPVIMAGPCSVEDNKEGLLKTAHSVKAAGAKVLRGGAFKPRTSPYDFQGLEELGLKYLAEAREKTGLLVATEVMDSQDVELVADYADIVQIGARNMQNFKLLKAVGKITKPVILKRGSSATVREFLLAAEHIMYHGNPDVILCERGIMGVDTHFTRNTLDLLAVPVIKKYSHLPVIIDPSHGTGRRYLISPASKAALVIGTNGLMIEVHHDPDNAYSDGAQSLTLEQFAGMMQELKELENVIYKTQSIK; the protein is encoded by the coding sequence ATGATAATCGTAATGGAGCCGATAGCTACAGAAGAAGATATACAGCGCGTAGTAAAGAAAATGGAAAGCCTTGATTTTAAAATAATCTTGAATAGAGGCGAAGTAATGACAGTTGTTGCCGCTATAGGAGATAAAAGGCTTATAGATCCTGCTACTATAGCATCTATGGAATCAGTAAGAGAAGTTAAACTTATTCAAGAGCCGTTTAAACTTGCCAGCAGAGAAAGCCAGAGGGCAGATACTGTAATCGATTTAGGGTTTGGGGTAAGAATAGGCGGAAATAATCCCCCTGTTATTATGGCTGGTCCGTGCAGCGTGGAAGACAACAAAGAAGGGCTTCTGAAAACAGCTCATTCTGTAAAAGCAGCCGGAGCAAAAGTGTTAAGAGGCGGAGCTTTTAAACCCAGAACAAGTCCTTATGATTTTCAGGGTCTGGAAGAATTGGGTCTTAAATACCTTGCAGAAGCCAGAGAAAAAACAGGTTTACTTGTCGCAACAGAAGTTATGGACAGTCAGGATGTGGAATTAGTTGCAGATTATGCCGATATTGTTCAAATTGGCGCAAGAAATATGCAAAACTTTAAGCTTTTAAAAGCTGTAGGAAAGATAACAAAGCCGGTAATTCTTAAAAGAGGCTCTTCTGCAACAGTAAGAGAGTTTTTACTCGCAGCTGAGCATATAATGTACCACGGAAACCCTGACGTCATTCTTTGTGAAAGAGGTATAATGGGTGTGGATACGCATTTTACAAGAAATACTCTTGATCTTTTAGCAGTTCCGGTTATCAAAAAATATTCGCATCTCCCAGTAATAATTGATCCGAGTCATGGAACAGGCAGAAGATATTTGATTTCCCCCGCTTCAAAAGCCGCTCTTGTTATAGGCACAAACGGTTTGATGATAGAAGTCCATCATGATCCTGATAATGCTTACTCGGACGGAGCGCAGAGCTTAACGCTAGAGCAGTTTGCCGGTATGATGCAGGAACTTAAAGAACTTGAAAACGTCATTTATAAAACGCAGAGTATAAAATAA
- the sdaAB gene encoding L-serine ammonia-lyase, iron-sulfur-dependent subunit beta gives MKYISILDIIGPTMIGPSSSHTAGAIRLALLARNIYGKKPGWVKFTLYNSFAKTGKGHGTDKALIAGILGFKVDDPKIKNSYEFAKEESILIEFETKNDPDRHPNSVDFTFYNETNMFVSGKSLGAGEVEIDNIKGFKANIRGDLPTLFIIHKDKPGMLSKVTEFLQEANVNIATLHCERNEKGKEAAMTICLDSMPLKETIKEIENIEGVYIVRSINVIEK, from the coding sequence ATGAAATATATATCTATTTTAGACATAATCGGTCCCACAATGATTGGTCCTTCGAGTTCTCACACCGCAGGAGCGATTAGGTTGGCGCTTCTTGCCAGAAATATTTACGGTAAAAAGCCCGGATGGGTTAAATTTACTTTGTATAATTCTTTTGCAAAAACAGGAAAAGGTCATGGAACTGACAAAGCCTTAATTGCAGGAATTTTGGGGTTCAAAGTGGATGATCCTAAAATAAAGAATTCCTATGAATTTGCCAAAGAAGAATCAATTCTCATTGAATTTGAAACAAAAAATGATCCTGACAGACACCCTAATTCTGTGGATTTTACTTTTTATAACGAAACCAATATGTTCGTTTCAGGCAAGTCTCTCGGTGCAGGGGAGGTTGAAATTGATAATATAAAAGGATTTAAGGCAAATATTAGAGGAGATTTACCGACTTTATTTATAATCCATAAAGATAAACCGGGTATGTTGTCAAAAGTCACAGAGTTTTTGCAAGAAGCAAATGTTAATATTGCCACGCTTCACTGCGAAAGAAATGAAAAAGGAAAAGAAGCAGCAATGACTATATGTCTTGATTCAATGCCTTTAAAGGAAACAATAAAAGAAATCGAAAACATAGAAGGTGTTTACATAGTCAGAAGCATAAATGTAATCGAAAAATAG